A stretch of Rhododendron vialii isolate Sample 1 chromosome 4a, ASM3025357v1 DNA encodes these proteins:
- the LOC131324048 gene encoding flowering-promoting factor 1-like protein 1, whose protein sequence is MSGVWTINKPVLKLDDQSSNQRRRVLVHTPTNEVITCYSDLERMLTSLGWERYYDDPDLLQFHKRSTVHLISLPRDFSRFRSMHMYDIVVKNKNLFEFAVKFVTKCV, encoded by the exons atgtCCGGCGTCTGGACGATCAATAAACCCGTGCTCAAGCTCGACGACCAGAGCTCGAACCAGCGCAGAAGAGTCCTGGTCCACACCCCTACAAACGAAGTCATAACTTGCTACTCGGACCTCGAGAGAATGCTCACCTCGCTCGGCTGGGAGCGCTACTACGACGACCCGGACCTCCTCCAGTTCCACAAGCGCTCCACGGTTCACCTCATCTCTCTCCCTAGGGACTTCAGCCGGTTCAGGTCCATGCACATGTACGATATCGtcgtcaaaaacaaaaacctctTCGAA TTCGCG GTGAAGTTTGTGACAAAG TGTGTTTGA